A single Curtobacterium sp. MCJR17_020 DNA region contains:
- a CDS encoding HAD-IIB family hydrolase, whose protein sequence is MPPPDLMVVTDLDGTFLDHHDYSFDAALPMLERLRADGVPVVFCSSKTRAEITALQRRTGLDGQAFVAENGAIVVGPDGNGIADAGAGAAGADLARLRAALDRTRADLDLHFATFGGVTDEVVAAWTGLDLDAAGDARRREASEVLLWHAEDDDRADAFRTALAAAGLELVRGGRFWHVLPAGRDKGTAVRLLVADHTRRTGTVPRTIGLGDGPNDTALLDAVDLAVVVRGHGPAPGPLADDRPERVHRTTAPGPQGWAEGLTRFTTPSVRSHR, encoded by the coding sequence ATGCCACCACCCGACCTGATGGTCGTCACGGACCTCGACGGGACGTTCCTCGACCACCACGACTACTCGTTCGACGCTGCCCTGCCGATGCTCGAGCGGCTGCGCGCGGACGGTGTGCCGGTGGTGTTCTGCAGCAGCAAGACCCGGGCCGAGATCACCGCCCTGCAGCGGCGGACCGGTCTGGACGGGCAGGCGTTCGTCGCGGAGAACGGCGCGATCGTCGTGGGACCCGACGGCAACGGGATCGCCGACGCCGGCGCCGGAGCGGCGGGCGCCGATCTCGCGCGTCTCCGCGCAGCCCTCGACCGCACCCGTGCGGACCTGGACCTGCACTTCGCGACCTTCGGCGGTGTGACCGACGAGGTCGTCGCCGCCTGGACCGGCCTCGACCTCGATGCAGCCGGTGATGCCCGGCGGCGCGAAGCCTCCGAGGTCCTGCTCTGGCACGCCGAGGACGACGACCGGGCGGACGCGTTCCGCACGGCGCTCGCCGCAGCCGGCCTCGAGCTCGTCCGCGGTGGCCGCTTCTGGCACGTGCTGCCGGCCGGGCGCGACAAGGGCACCGCGGTCCGCCTGCTCGTCGCCGACCACACACGCCGCACCGGCACCGTCCCGCGCACCATCGGGCTCGGCGACGGCCCGAACGACACCGCGCTGCTCGACGCCGTCGACCTGGCGGTCGTCGTGCGCGGCCACGGCCCGGCACCCGGGCCGCTCGCCGACGACCGCCCCGAGCGTGTCCACCGCACGACCGCCCCCGGCCCGCAGGGCTGGGCCGAGGGCCTCACCCGATTCACCACCCCGTCCGTCAGGAGCCACCGATGA
- a CDS encoding glycosyl transferase: MSDFHQNGVITTFHDLGRRSTASIEEDLRGFAEKRPMSLILPALYSELERPALSRIVDELAEADWLSEIVIGLDRADRSQFEHAREFFARLPQRHRILWNDGPRLRELDAELEREGLAPGEPGKGRNVWYCTGYALASERAECIALHDCDITTYERGMLARLFYPVANPAFDYEFSKGFYARVADGRINGRVGRLLVGPLLRSLRQVYGESEYLEYLSSFRYPLSGEFAMRAHVLNGLKIPGDWGLEIGMLSEVYRDYATRQVCQVEIADAYDHKHQPLAEADGTGGLARMGNDIVQSLLRKLATMGVPLTSDSFRVLKATYYRNALDIVEVYRHEAEMSGLGFDQHAEEAAVELFTKAILDAGGAFSARPDDKPFIPSWSRVRSAVPDVLDRLRDAVEADQQD; encoded by the coding sequence ATGAGCGACTTCCACCAGAACGGCGTCATCACGACGTTCCACGACCTCGGCCGCCGCAGCACCGCGAGCATCGAGGAGGACCTGCGAGGGTTCGCCGAGAAGCGGCCGATGAGCCTGATCCTGCCGGCGCTGTACTCGGAGCTCGAGCGTCCGGCGCTGTCGCGGATCGTCGACGAGCTGGCCGAGGCCGACTGGCTCAGCGAGATCGTGATCGGCCTGGACCGCGCCGACCGCTCGCAGTTCGAGCACGCGCGGGAGTTCTTCGCTCGGCTGCCGCAGCGGCACCGCATCCTGTGGAACGACGGGCCGCGCCTGCGGGAACTCGACGCCGAGCTGGAGCGCGAGGGGCTGGCACCGGGGGAGCCGGGCAAGGGCCGGAACGTCTGGTACTGCACCGGTTACGCGCTCGCGTCGGAGCGGGCGGAGTGCATCGCGCTGCACGACTGCGACATCACCACGTACGAGCGGGGCATGCTCGCGCGGCTGTTCTACCCGGTGGCGAACCCGGCGTTCGACTACGAGTTCTCGAAGGGCTTCTACGCCCGCGTCGCGGACGGCCGGATCAACGGTCGCGTGGGGCGGCTGCTCGTCGGCCCGCTGCTCCGGTCGCTCCGCCAGGTCTACGGGGAGTCCGAGTACCTGGAGTACCTCAGCAGCTTCCGCTACCCGCTGTCCGGCGAGTTCGCGATGCGCGCGCACGTGCTGAACGGGTTGAAGATCCCGGGGGACTGGGGCCTCGAGATCGGCATGCTGTCCGAGGTCTACCGCGACTACGCCACGCGGCAGGTGTGCCAGGTGGAGATCGCCGACGCGTACGACCACAAGCACCAGCCCCTCGCCGAGGCCGACGGCACCGGCGGACTCGCACGGATGGGCAACGACATCGTGCAGTCGCTGCTGCGGAAGCTCGCGACGATGGGCGTGCCGCTCACCTCGGACTCGTTCCGAGTGCTCAAGGCGACGTACTACCGGAACGCCTTGGACATCGTCGAGGTCTACCGGCACGAAGCGGAGATGAGCGGCCTCGGCTTCGACCAGCACGCCGAGGAAGCGGCGGTCGAGCTCTTCACCAAGGCGATCCTCGACGCCGGCGGCGCCTTCAGCGCGCGCCCGGACGACAAGCCGTTCATCCCGAGCTGGAGCCGGGTGCGCTCGGCCGTGCCGGACGTGCTCGACCGGTTGCGGGATGCGGTGGAGGCGGACCAGCAGGACTGA
- a CDS encoding LLM class flavin-dependent oxidoreductase, which produces MPLDGTPLERLGFLTIGSFDPGRPSQGHEDTLRVIERAEALGFDSAWLRHRHLQHGISSPVAVMAAASQRTSRIDLGTAVTPIGAENPFRLAEDLGTVDVLLGGRLNPGFSVGTPMNFDLYREALYPDTAEHEDLGNDRLLRFRDLVRGEAVTGTGTGTGTVERRGIEEFASTVQPHSAGLSDRIWYGTGSTKSAVWAGENGFHLLTSSVTRSENGTDFATNQRAQIDAYLDVHPDRSAARVSQGLVVIPTDTATREQEARYRAYVDSRSGRVGKPMGPAGMLFAADLVGTSAEIADRLRADAGYQAVTEVAFALPFSFEPDDYAQITTDIAEHLGPQLGWAPRPAA; this is translated from the coding sequence ATGCCCCTCGACGGAACTCCCCTGGAACGGCTCGGCTTCCTGACGATCGGGTCGTTCGACCCCGGCCGGCCATCGCAGGGCCACGAGGACACGCTCCGGGTCATCGAGCGCGCGGAGGCGCTCGGCTTCGACAGCGCGTGGCTGCGCCACCGGCACCTGCAGCACGGCATCTCCTCCCCCGTCGCGGTGATGGCCGCCGCGTCGCAACGGACCTCGCGGATCGACCTCGGCACCGCCGTCACGCCGATCGGCGCCGAGAACCCGTTCCGGCTCGCCGAGGACCTCGGCACCGTCGACGTGCTGCTGGGTGGGCGGCTGAACCCCGGCTTCTCGGTCGGCACCCCGATGAACTTCGACCTGTACCGCGAGGCGCTCTACCCCGACACCGCCGAGCACGAGGACCTCGGCAACGACCGACTCCTGCGCTTCCGTGACCTCGTGCGCGGAGAAGCGGTGACCGGAACCGGGACCGGAACCGGCACCGTCGAACGCCGCGGGATCGAGGAGTTCGCGAGCACCGTCCAGCCCCACAGCGCTGGCCTGTCCGACCGCATCTGGTACGGCACCGGCAGCACGAAGTCGGCGGTCTGGGCCGGCGAGAACGGCTTCCACCTGCTGACGTCGAGCGTCACCCGCAGCGAGAACGGCACGGACTTCGCCACCAACCAGCGGGCCCAGATCGACGCCTACCTGGACGTCCACCCTGACCGCAGCGCTGCGCGCGTCTCGCAGGGGCTGGTCGTCATCCCGACCGACACGGCGACCCGCGAGCAAGAGGCCCGCTACCGCGCCTACGTCGACAGCCGCTCGGGGCGCGTGGGCAAGCCGATGGGGCCCGCCGGGATGCTCTTCGCCGCCGACCTCGTGGGGACCTCGGCCGAGATCGCGGACCGGTTGCGCGCCGACGCCGGCTACCAGGCGGTCACCGAGGTCGCCTTCGCGCTGCCGTTCTCGTTCGAGCCGGACGACTACGCGCAGATCACCACGGACATCGCGGAGCACCTGGGACCGCAACTCGGCTGGGCGCCGCGCCCCGCGGCCTGA
- a CDS encoding SMP-30/gluconolactonase/LRE family protein gives MHITLDSATDIVISGIRFPEGNRWHDGRLWYSDMHTGEVFSVDPGSTDGPRLEATVDGQSSGLGWLADGRLIVSSMESRTVVAVDDRGEASVFADLSVQESSLLNDLVVDEATGRTYIGAFGYDLYGGEELRPGPLYVIEQDGSFRLAAEGLVFPNSANVLPGTRTLVVSETWGGRLTAFDIEPDGSLTGRREWAALPGGVTPDGSTVDRDGAVWVCSVDTGEFLRVLEGGEVTDRIDAPGLCAIDCALGGEDGRTLYLATADSCDPATTAQTRAGRISAVRVAVPGW, from the coding sequence GTGCACATCACCCTGGATTCTGCGACCGACATCGTCATCTCCGGCATCCGCTTCCCGGAGGGCAACCGCTGGCACGACGGGCGGCTCTGGTACTCGGACATGCACACCGGCGAGGTCTTCTCGGTGGACCCCGGCTCGACCGACGGTCCCCGACTCGAGGCCACGGTCGACGGGCAGTCGTCGGGGCTCGGGTGGCTCGCCGACGGCCGGCTCATCGTCAGTTCGATGGAGTCCCGCACGGTCGTCGCCGTCGACGACCGTGGAGAGGCGTCGGTGTTCGCTGACCTGTCCGTCCAGGAGTCGTCGCTCCTGAACGACCTGGTCGTCGACGAGGCGACCGGTCGGACCTACATCGGGGCCTTCGGCTACGACCTCTACGGCGGCGAGGAGCTCCGCCCCGGACCGCTGTACGTGATCGAGCAGGACGGCTCGTTCCGTCTCGCCGCCGAGGGGCTGGTGTTCCCGAACAGCGCGAACGTCCTGCCCGGCACCCGGACCCTGGTGGTGAGTGAGACGTGGGGCGGCCGGCTCACCGCGTTCGACATCGAGCCCGATGGTTCGCTGACCGGACGGCGCGAGTGGGCAGCGCTGCCCGGGGGCGTGACGCCGGACGGCAGCACGGTCGACCGCGACGGCGCCGTCTGGGTCTGCTCCGTCGACACGGGCGAGTTCCTCCGGGTCCTCGAGGGCGGCGAGGTCACGGACCGGATCGACGCACCCGGGCTGTGCGCGATCGACTGCGCGCTCGGGGGCGAGGACGGCCGCACGCTCTACCTGGCGACGGCGGACAGCTGCGACCCGGCGACGACGGCGCAGACGCGTGCGGGGCGGATCAGCGCGGTGCGGGTGGCCGTGCCGGGCTGGTGA
- a CDS encoding VOC family protein, with translation MPPEPALVPEPALVPELLVADLDRSLVFWCGRCGFEIRYSRPEERFAYVALGPAHIMFEQAGVGRNWITGPLERPLGRGVNFQVTVPDSRALAATLLRAGIELFMQPETKWYDVGSEQAGVDQFLVQDPDGYLVRFQSSAGRRPVAD, from the coding sequence ATGCCTCCCGAGCCCGCACTCGTCCCCGAGCCCGCACTCGTCCCCGAACTCCTCGTCGCCGACCTGGACCGGAGCCTCGTGTTCTGGTGCGGCCGGTGCGGCTTCGAGATCCGCTACTCGCGGCCCGAGGAGCGCTTCGCGTACGTCGCCCTCGGCCCCGCCCACATCATGTTCGAACAAGCCGGGGTCGGTCGGAACTGGATCACCGGTCCGCTCGAGCGCCCGCTCGGCCGAGGCGTGAACTTCCAGGTCACCGTGCCCGACAGCCGCGCACTGGCCGCCACCCTGCTCCGTGCCGGGATCGAACTCTTCATGCAGCCCGAGACGAAGTGGTACGACGTCGGGAGCGAGCAGGCCGGCGTGGACCAGTTCCTCGTGCAGGACCCGGACGGGTACCTGGTGCGGTTCCAATCCTCGGCGGGACGACGCCCAGTGGCCGACTGA
- a CDS encoding GNAT family N-acetyltransferase, translated as MPSIQIESPRSDDVLSLLRQGDAFALALYPAENYHGLDVDALESDGVSLFVARVGDVAVGTAALVDRRDGSGEVKRMFVTDEARGLGVGRALLQALEAHALAGGISTMQLETGLPQVAAIALYEKLGYRQIPRFGPYADDPTSYCMEKHL; from the coding sequence GTGCCTTCCATCCAGATCGAGAGCCCTCGCAGCGACGACGTCCTCAGCCTGCTCCGCCAGGGGGACGCCTTCGCCCTGGCTCTGTACCCGGCCGAGAACTACCACGGCCTGGACGTCGACGCTCTGGAGTCCGACGGGGTCTCGTTGTTCGTCGCTCGCGTCGGTGACGTGGCCGTCGGTACGGCGGCACTGGTCGATCGGCGCGACGGATCCGGCGAGGTCAAGCGCATGTTCGTCACCGACGAGGCTCGAGGACTCGGCGTCGGCCGTGCCCTGCTCCAGGCGCTCGAAGCGCATGCGCTGGCCGGGGGCATCTCGACGATGCAACTGGAGACGGGCTTGCCGCAGGTCGCGGCGATCGCCCTGTACGAGAAGCTCGGGTACCGGCAGATCCCGCGGTTCGGGCCGTACGCCGACGACCCGACGAGCTACTGCATGGAGAAGCACCTCTGA
- a CDS encoding BCCT family transporter, producing the protein MPSTTSAPPPSPGTTTSEVRRWVFWPAAVLVLGFVAFTLVSPSSAEAMFVGLQDGIVRNFSWYYVLIAAFFVGFSVFVGFSKFGDIKLGKDQDEPEFTTGSWFSLLFAAGMGIGLVFYGVSEPLSHFASPRPGVTGTESELAQQALTQTFLHWGLHAWAIYVVLGLALAYAIHRRGRPVSIRWALEPLLGNRVRGGWGNLIDVLALVGTVFGVATSLGLGVIQIGAGLENAGIADSGIVSQIVIIAAITAVTIVSLVTGVAKGMKILSNFNLLLAAALLLFVLIVGPTQFLLRDFVQSIGSYLQNVVGLSFNVTAQQGAEGEAWQGAWTTFYWGWWMSWAPFVGVFIARISKGRTVRQFVFGVLLVPTVLTFLWFAVLGGAAIHRETDGSGGLVGADGSVDVEGSLFTLLGDLPAGTVLVFGAILLIGVFFVTSSDSGALVMAMIASGGDIEPKNWLRVFFAFVSALLAVALLLSGGLDALKTAAITTALPFSVVLLLTCWSTIIAFTRERRAYDKAEREVLLEHVGAYYGLEVEGPSERAPRSAFGRPWAAVKKRVRGGQVPHSATTAVDDFPIRTQTVAPDPAVDASLDDAPAAESASRPTDG; encoded by the coding sequence ATGCCAAGCACCACCTCCGCTCCCCCGCCCAGCCCAGGAACGACGACCTCGGAGGTCCGGCGGTGGGTGTTCTGGCCCGCCGCCGTCCTCGTGCTCGGGTTCGTGGCGTTCACGCTGGTCTCGCCGTCGAGTGCCGAGGCGATGTTCGTCGGCCTGCAGGACGGCATCGTCCGGAACTTCAGCTGGTACTACGTGCTCATCGCGGCGTTCTTCGTCGGCTTCTCGGTGTTCGTCGGCTTCAGCAAGTTCGGCGACATCAAGCTCGGCAAGGACCAGGACGAACCGGAGTTCACGACGGGCTCGTGGTTCTCGTTGCTCTTCGCCGCCGGCATGGGCATCGGCCTCGTCTTCTACGGCGTCTCCGAGCCCCTCAGTCACTTCGCCTCACCGCGCCCCGGCGTCACCGGCACCGAGAGCGAGCTCGCGCAGCAGGCCCTCACCCAGACGTTCCTGCACTGGGGACTCCACGCCTGGGCGATCTACGTGGTGCTCGGGCTCGCGCTCGCGTACGCCATCCACCGCCGAGGGCGTCCGGTGTCGATCCGCTGGGCGCTCGAGCCGCTGCTCGGCAACCGTGTGCGCGGCGGGTGGGGCAACCTCATCGACGTCCTCGCCCTGGTCGGCACGGTCTTCGGCGTCGCGACCTCGCTCGGCCTCGGGGTGATCCAGATCGGCGCCGGGCTCGAGAACGCGGGCATCGCCGACAGCGGCATCGTCAGCCAGATCGTCATCATCGCCGCGATCACCGCCGTCACCATCGTCTCGCTCGTCACCGGGGTGGCGAAGGGCATGAAGATCCTGTCGAACTTCAACCTGCTGCTCGCCGCCGCGCTGCTGCTGTTCGTGCTCATCGTCGGCCCGACCCAGTTCCTGCTCCGCGACTTCGTGCAGTCGATCGGTTCGTACCTGCAGAACGTCGTCGGTCTGTCCTTCAACGTCACCGCGCAGCAGGGTGCCGAGGGTGAGGCCTGGCAGGGCGCCTGGACCACCTTCTACTGGGGCTGGTGGATGTCGTGGGCGCCGTTCGTCGGTGTCTTCATCGCGCGCATCTCGAAGGGCCGCACGGTCCGCCAGTTCGTCTTCGGTGTCCTGCTCGTGCCGACCGTGCTCACGTTCCTGTGGTTCGCGGTCCTCGGCGGAGCGGCGATCCACCGCGAGACCGACGGCTCCGGCGGCCTGGTCGGCGCGGACGGTTCCGTCGACGTCGAGGGCTCGCTCTTCACGTTGCTCGGTGACCTGCCCGCCGGCACCGTCCTGGTGTTCGGCGCGATCCTGCTCATCGGCGTGTTCTTCGTCACCTCGTCGGACTCCGGCGCCCTGGTCATGGCGATGATCGCGTCCGGCGGCGACATCGAGCCGAAGAACTGGCTGCGGGTGTTCTTCGCGTTCGTCTCCGCCCTGCTCGCCGTCGCACTGCTGCTGAGCGGCGGACTGGACGCCCTGAAGACCGCGGCCATCACCACGGCGTTGCCCTTCAGCGTCGTGCTGCTGCTCACCTGCTGGTCGACGATCATCGCCTTCACCCGCGAGCGGCGGGCGTACGACAAGGCCGAGCGCGAGGTCCTGCTCGAACACGTCGGCGCCTACTACGGGCTCGAGGTCGAAGGGCCGTCGGAGCGCGCACCGCGGTCGGCCTTCGGTCGGCCTTGGGCAGCCGTCAAGAAGCGCGTGCGCGGCGGGCAGGTGCCACACTCCGCCACGACGGCCGTCGACGACTTCCCGATCCGGACGCAGACGGTGGCACCCGACCCCGCGGTCGACGCGAGCCTCGATGACGCGCCGGCTGCGGAGAGCGCGTCGCGCCCGACGGACGGATGA
- a CDS encoding extracellular solute-binding protein has product MVGSRTGTIGAAVSRRGFLAGAAGGIALGTMALAGCAAPRAAAGGATTLRFYEQKQEVIAYFDALLRRFEKGHSGLSVVHDSTTAIAPQFVRGEPADVGCFNDNLELARYISRGVLSDLGDLPSAARVRPDIDTLTNQYAKFEDRTSVLPYSLAAAGVIYNKRIFADHDLPVPTTWDEFVEVCRTLRKADITPIYATDRDTWTLWQGLFDYSVGSLVDTGSFFTKMKALGTDVGPDSAVSFEKDFAVPMERAKTISTFFNPDHATRAYADGNLAFGKGEAAMYLQGPWALGQIALVDEDLEVGTFALPVSNDPGDRQARVNIDLGLWIPTASQHPDEAKELVEFLMQPEVIDAYNRDNLAYSPTKDAPPQQDERLAGLQQYVDDAAFYQGAGTFIPTSIPLGNYLQSAIRSGDFTSMLQRLDSDWRRLAGRSATV; this is encoded by the coding sequence ATGGTGGGAAGCAGGACCGGAACGATCGGCGCGGCCGTGAGCCGGCGGGGGTTTCTCGCCGGAGCCGCTGGCGGGATTGCGCTCGGCACGATGGCGCTCGCGGGGTGCGCAGCACCGCGCGCAGCCGCAGGGGGTGCGACGACGCTGCGCTTCTACGAGCAGAAGCAGGAGGTCATCGCCTACTTCGACGCGCTCCTGCGGCGCTTCGAGAAGGGGCACTCCGGGCTGTCCGTGGTGCACGACAGCACGACGGCCATCGCGCCGCAGTTCGTCCGCGGTGAGCCGGCCGACGTCGGCTGCTTCAACGACAACCTGGAACTCGCGCGCTACATCTCCCGCGGCGTGCTCAGCGACCTCGGAGACCTGCCGTCGGCGGCACGGGTCCGACCGGACATCGACACCCTGACGAACCAGTACGCGAAGTTCGAGGACCGCACGAGCGTGCTGCCGTACTCGCTCGCCGCCGCCGGGGTCATCTACAACAAGCGGATCTTCGCCGACCACGACCTGCCCGTACCGACGACGTGGGACGAGTTCGTCGAGGTGTGCCGGACACTCCGGAAGGCCGACATCACCCCGATCTACGCGACGGACCGCGACACCTGGACGCTGTGGCAGGGGCTGTTCGACTACTCCGTGGGCAGCCTGGTCGACACCGGGTCGTTCTTCACGAAGATGAAGGCACTCGGCACCGACGTCGGCCCGGACTCCGCGGTGTCGTTCGAGAAGGACTTCGCGGTGCCGATGGAGCGTGCGAAGACCATCTCGACGTTCTTCAACCCCGACCACGCCACCCGTGCCTACGCCGACGGGAACCTGGCGTTCGGCAAGGGCGAGGCCGCGATGTACCTGCAGGGGCCGTGGGCGCTCGGACAGATCGCGCTGGTCGACGAGGACCTCGAGGTCGGGACGTTCGCGCTGCCGGTGTCGAACGATCCCGGCGACCGGCAGGCGCGGGTGAACATCGACCTCGGCCTGTGGATCCCGACCGCGTCGCAGCACCCGGACGAGGCGAAGGAGCTCGTCGAGTTCCTCATGCAGCCCGAGGTCATCGACGCGTACAACCGCGACAACCTGGCGTACTCGCCGACCAAGGACGCGCCACCGCAGCAGGACGAGCGACTCGCCGGGCTGCAGCAGTACGTCGACGACGCCGCGTTCTACCAGGGCGCCGGCACCTTCATCCCCACCTCGATCCCGCTCGGCAACTACCTGCAGTCGGCGATCCGGAGCGGGGACTTCACCTCGATGCTGCAGCGGCTCGACTCGGACTGGCGGCGTCTCGCCGGCCGTTCGGCGACGGTCTGA
- a CDS encoding sugar ABC transporter permease: protein MTMQTPLSRDTDPATSVARSRRPGSLRRTEGMYYLFLVPALIAFTAFVVAPACVGIFYSFTDYLGFGRWDFLGLENYRALVSDPAILASYGFTLGFAVVTVIVTQVIALALAIALAKKIRFAAGLRSIFVIPMVISGIIVAYVFNFLFSNTVPALATSVGFGPLEQSILGDPNLAWVAIVIVSAWQTVPGALLIYTAGLTSIPEELYEASSLDGATGWKQLRAITLPLLGGFIVINTVLGVKGYLGAYDVIVGLTNGGPGSATSSVAMTIFGGFTGGDYAYQMANATVFFIITVLISVLQLAATRGRNLRLA, encoded by the coding sequence ATGACCATGCAGACCCCGCTCTCCCGCGACACCGACCCGGCGACGTCCGTCGCCCGTTCGCGTCGCCCGGGTTCCCTCCGTCGGACCGAGGGCATGTACTACCTGTTCCTCGTGCCCGCCCTCATCGCGTTCACGGCCTTCGTCGTCGCACCCGCCTGCGTCGGCATCTTCTACAGCTTCACCGACTACCTCGGCTTCGGGCGGTGGGACTTCCTCGGGCTCGAGAACTACCGCGCGCTCGTGTCCGACCCGGCGATCCTCGCCTCGTACGGCTTCACCCTCGGGTTCGCCGTCGTCACCGTGATCGTCACGCAGGTCATCGCGCTGGCACTGGCGATCGCGCTGGCGAAGAAGATCCGGTTCGCCGCCGGACTCCGGTCGATCTTCGTGATCCCGATGGTGATCTCCGGGATCATCGTCGCCTACGTGTTCAACTTCCTGTTCTCGAACACCGTGCCGGCACTGGCCACGAGCGTCGGGTTCGGACCGCTGGAGCAGAGCATCCTCGGCGACCCGAACCTGGCCTGGGTCGCGATCGTGATCGTCTCCGCCTGGCAGACCGTGCCCGGCGCCCTCCTCATCTACACCGCCGGGCTCACCTCGATCCCCGAGGAGCTGTACGAAGCGAGCTCCCTCGACGGCGCGACCGGCTGGAAGCAGCTCCGCGCGATCACGCTCCCGCTGCTCGGCGGCTTCATCGTCATCAACACCGTGCTCGGTGTGAAGGGCTACCTCGGCGCCTACGACGTCATCGTCGGCCTGACGAACGGCGGCCCGGGCAGCGCGACGAGCAGCGTCGCGATGACCATCTTCGGCGGCTTCACCGGGGGCGACTACGCCTACCAGATGGCGAACGCGACCGTGTTCTTCATCATCACCGTCCTCATCTCCGTGCTGCAGCTCGCGGCGACCCGCGGAAGGAACCTGCGACTCGCATGA
- a CDS encoding carbohydrate ABC transporter permease, with product MTAIDTRPPTDTRAVTTGDARRPGRGHRRRLGGTNWTLTVVLGLAALTVLIPLYVTVAMAFKTSEQSVDGNALSLPFPFNPGSFASAWELTRFPVSFSVSLGVAALTVVATLLLSSFASYAIVRNWHKRFFRWSFVYLLAAMFLPFPVVALPQIKLTAQMGLDNPIGVGILHAMFQLSFSVLLYSAYLRSIPVELEESARIDGASTWQIFWRIILPLLGPMNATVGIFAFLASWNDFMMPSLITADPTLQTLPVVQNIFQSQFGTNYNVAFASYLMAMAPTIIVYLFAQRWVISGVTQGAVKS from the coding sequence ATGACCGCCATCGACACCCGCCCACCCACCGACACCCGCGCGGTGACCACCGGCGACGCGCGACGACCGGGCCGCGGGCACCGGCGACGCCTCGGCGGCACGAACTGGACCCTGACCGTCGTGCTCGGACTGGCCGCGCTGACGGTCCTCATCCCGCTGTACGTCACCGTCGCCATGGCGTTCAAGACGAGCGAACAGTCCGTCGACGGCAACGCCCTGTCGTTGCCGTTCCCGTTCAACCCCGGCTCGTTCGCGTCCGCCTGGGAGCTCACGCGCTTCCCCGTCTCGTTCTCGGTGTCGCTCGGCGTCGCAGCGCTCACCGTCGTCGCGACCCTGCTGCTCAGCTCGTTCGCCTCGTACGCGATCGTCCGGAACTGGCACAAGCGGTTCTTCCGGTGGTCGTTCGTCTACCTGCTGGCGGCGATGTTCCTGCCGTTCCCGGTCGTCGCACTGCCGCAGATCAAGCTGACCGCCCAGATGGGCCTCGACAACCCGATCGGCGTCGGCATCCTGCACGCCATGTTCCAACTGTCGTTCAGCGTGCTGCTCTACTCGGCGTACCTGCGGTCGATCCCGGTCGAGCTCGAGGAGAGCGCCCGCATCGACGGCGCCTCGACGTGGCAGATCTTCTGGCGGATCATCCTGCCGCTGCTCGGACCGATGAACGCCACCGTCGGGATCTTCGCGTTCCTGGCGTCGTGGAACGACTTCATGATGCCGTCGCTCATCACCGCCGACCCGACCCTGCAGACCCTGCCCGTGGTGCAGAACATCTTCCAGAGCCAGTTCGGCACGAACTACAACGTCGCCTTCGCCTCGTACCTGATGGCCATGGCGCCGACGATCATCGTCTACCTGTTCGCGCAGCGCTGGGTCATCAGCGGCGTGACGCAGGGCGCGGTCAAGAGCTGA